A window of Aeromicrobium sp. A1-2 contains these coding sequences:
- a CDS encoding multidrug efflux SMR transporter → MYVAAALLLVAIATEVFATAALPRAEGFSNPGWTAVVVGGYAVSIWLLTLVVKQIPVSITYAIWAGLGTAAIAVVGVVFLDEPVSPAKVAAIALIISGVVLLNVQTSH, encoded by the coding sequence ATGTACGTCGCCGCAGCTCTGCTGCTGGTCGCGATCGCCACCGAGGTCTTCGCCACCGCCGCGCTCCCCCGTGCCGAAGGATTCAGCAATCCGGGATGGACCGCGGTCGTCGTCGGCGGATACGCCGTGTCGATCTGGTTGTTGACCCTCGTCGTCAAGCAGATCCCGGTTTCGATCACGTACGCGATCTGGGCCGGACTCGGAACCGCGGCCATCGCGGTGGTCGGTGTGGTGTTCCTCGACGAGCCGGTCAGTCCGGCCAAAGTCGCAGCGATCGCGCTGATCATCTCCGGGGTCGTGCTGCTGAACGTCCAGACGTCGCACTGA